GGGCCAGGTGATATCCAAGCTGGGGTGGTATCAGCTCAACCAATCGTTTATGCTCTTCCATGGGCCACCTCCTGGCGGGGGCTGGCCCTTATTCTTAGCCTTTCTCAAAGTTTTGTCGTGTACTAAGGGACGTTCTTAAACATCTCGGGTTGGTTGGGCGGATATGCTCATTAGAAGTTTCCGGTATTTAATCACTTAGATAGCACCGGGTTTCGCCCCACCCAGGCCAGCGCCTACTTTCAGACCCGGCGGGGTAGACCCTTTCGGAGCTGGGTGAAGGGGAGCTATGCAGTGGGGACACGCAGTCAGCTGATCCTGGGAGTACTCTCGGGTAGAGGCCCCAGTGGGGACAGCTCCCATCTCTCCACGCTCAAACGAAGGGTGAGCCCTTACGGGAAACGGGGGAACTGGGTCATCCTGGCGGACGGTGGGTTTGATGGACGGGGGGTAGGGCCCCGTGACCTGATTCCGCCGGTTCGGCGCAGAGGGGCTTTGAAGGCCACTGAGCGCAAGGCGCGAGCCGAGTTGGTATCTCAGGCCAGGCTCGACGGTCTGTTCGGGCAACGCTGGAAGAGTGAGACGGTGATATCGGTGCTCAAACGCAAGTTCGGCGAGGGGGTGCGTTCTCGCAAACCCCGCCTGCAGATGCGGGAGTGCCGGGTCAAGGCGTTGGTCTACAACGCCTACCGTTAGTCGGCTTGCTACATCGAGGGAACTTTGCAACAGAGCAATTTGCAAACCTAAAGTTTGGGCTATTGACCATAGACCATCGGCCATCCGCCTTTCTTTACCACTTCTACACAATGCCCTGGCACACTACAATCGCTAAAGGAGGGTACATGAAGAGATTGCTGAGCCTGCTGGCTACCCTGGCTTTGGGTCTGGCGCTGGCCCAGGGAGGGCCGCCCAACATCACCCCGGAGATGCGGCAGCGGTTTGAGGCCTACCGTCCGGTCTTTGACCTGGTGGCCACGGTGGGCCTGATGGACGAGCTCGAGAAACAGCGGGGGCTGGCCTTCACCAAGGCGCAGGCCCAGAAGCTCTTGCCCATTCTGCGCGACCTGCAAAACCGGGCCGACCTGAAGCCCGCCGACGCCAGCAAAATCCTCTCCAACATCGAGGACAACATCCTGACCCCGGCCCAGCTCAAGTGGATGGATCAGACCATCCTCAAGCAAAGGGAGGAAGCCCGCCAGCGCCGCGAGCAGGCCAGCGGGCAGAACCCCCAGGCGGGGCAGGGCAATTTCCAGGGGCCACCGGGGGGCGGAAACCGGGGCGGGCTCTTCCAGGCCATCGCCCAGGGCAAGCCCTACAACCCCTTCAAGGAGCAGCCGCGCGCCGCCGATAACCTCAAAAACGTGATTGCCTTGCTTGCGAAGAAGTAGGTGAGGGTATGGCCAGACTGCTTTTTGTGCTGCTCTTCTTAGGGGCTGCCCTGGCGCAAAGCCGCCTCGAGCTGATTCCCGCCCAGAGCGAGGCCCGCTACCGGGTGCGAGAGCAGCTTGCTGGTATCAACTTTCCCACCGATGCGGTGGGCGTCAGTAAGCAGGTGCAGGGCAGCGTGCGCCTCGACCGGAGCGGGCGGGCTTTGGAGGGGTCGCGCTTTGCAGTAGACCTTTCGGCCCTTACCAGCGACGAAGCCCGCCGCGACAACTACCTTCGCCGCAACACCCTGAACACCGCGCAGTTTCCCCTGGCCGAGTTTGTGCCCAAAGAGGTACGCGGCCTGAGTTTTCCACTGCCTCAAAGTGGCAAGGTACCGGTGCAGATTGTGGGCGACCTGAAAATTCGGGACGTTGTTCGCAGTGTCACCTGGGAAGGCGAGGTGGAGTTCCGCGGCGACACTGCCCTTCTACAGGCCCAGACCCGCTTCACCTTCCGCGATTTTGGCCTGGTGCAGCCCAGGGTGTTGGCGGTACTCAGCGTGGACGAGAACATCCGCCTCGAGGTGAGCTTCACTTTGCGGGTGCTGGAGCGCTAGACAGATTGCTCAGAAACGCTTCTAAACGTGCTTGAGAGTCAATCGGGGTGAGCATCTGCAGGGTTTCGGGGGTGACCTCGAGGCCCGCCCGAATAACCCCCAGCCACCCCACATGCACCCCCAGCGGCTTCTGGGGCTTGCCGTGCATCTGGGCAATGTGGTTCAGGTTCCAGGCCGCCAGGATCTCGGCCAGGGTGCCCACCCCGCCCGGCAGGGCCAGGCAGGCCACGCTCACGTCAATGAGCCGCTCGATGCGGGTGAGCAGCGACGAAGACGGTAGCTCCAGATCCACGTGCACATTGGGCCCATCGCGGTGGGGAAACAGGACGGGCGCGGTGATGCCCACCACCAGCCCACCGGCCTCCTTGGCCCCTTGCGAAACGGCCTCCATCGCCCCGTTGTACCCGCCCGTAGCAACGCCAAACCCAGCCTCGGCAATGGCCCGCCCCCAGGCGTGGGCCTCGGCATAAGCCGGGGTGCCAGGCTGCACCCTGGACGAACCAAACACAGTTACGAGTCGCATATCTACAGGGGGCTAGACGATACGTTCCAGTTCCATTGAAGCTCAATGCCCTGGGCTTGCAGGGCACGTTCCAGATTGTTTTCGTGCTGCCCCAGGCGGTTGATCAGGTCGTGCAGGGTTCGGGTGGCCAGGAAGGCTTCTTCCAGGCCAATCAGGCCCGCACCTAGCGCCTCGAACAGTTCGTGGGTGTCCATCAGGGTCAGGGTTCCGTTATGAGCAATGCCCAGATCCAGATACAGGTCCTTGACCTTCAGAACATGCCCTTCCCGCTCGACCTGCACGATGTCTATGTAGAACTCGAGGGGGTAGTCGTCCTGGTGGGTGGTGTACTGGCAAATTTGCAGATGCTGTTCGGGCAGAATATGGGCCTTCCAATAGCGGAAAGTAGGGTGCCCGACAAATGCTCGCTCGACATACACCCCGTGGCGGTGTTCGTGGTACAGCGCCACCGGAAAGGTGCCTGCCTTGACCGTGTGGGTTTTGGCAACCAGGTTGTGGGTATGCACTTTGAGGTGCATACGGCATTGTATGGCAGGATGAGGTGGACAAATACCCCGAAGCCCACGTTCCTCGTTGCAAAACGAATCTAGACCGTTCCTCTCAACTGCCCCCCTGGTGGCAGAAGTGTGAGTGTAAAGTTGGTTCTGTCACCCATGCTGCCTGCACCTCATCGCCCGGCAAACTGCCAGAGAGACCCCCGCAAAGTACGTCCAGATAGCCTACTTCACGTAGGTCAGCCAGGCCTCGTATTTGGGGTTTTTGCCCTGTACCACGTCCATGTAGGCGGCCCGGAGCTTCATGGTGTGCTCGCCGGCCTTGCCGGTGCCAATGGCCCGGTGGTCGAGGTAGGAGATGGGTGTGACCTCGGCAGCGGTGCCAACCATGAACATCTCGTCGGCCATGTAGAGCTGGTCGCGGGTGGCCCGCACCTCGCGCACCTCGTAGCCCAGGTCGCGGGCAATGGTGATGACCGAGTCACGCGTGATGCCCATCAGGTTGACCGAGTGTTCGATCACGTAGAGGGTACCCCCCCGCAGGAAGAAAATGTTCTCGCCCGAACCCTCGGCCACGAAGCCTTCCTTGTCGAGGAGCAGGGCTTCGTCGGCCCCGGCCTGCTGGGCCTCTACACGGGCCAGGGCGCTGTTGACGTAGTTGCCCCCCACCTTGGCCTTGCCGGGCATTACGTTGGCGGGGAAGCGGGCCCAGGAGGAGGTGATGAGCCGGGCCCCTTTGCGCACGGCCTCATCGCCCAGGTAGGTGCCCCACTCCCAGGCGGCAATCATCACCTCGGCGGGGTTGTTGGGCAGGGGGTTCACACCCAGGGTGTTGGCACCCATCCAGGCCAGCGGGCGGATGTAGCAGCTTTTGTAGCCGTTGGCCCGGATGACCTCCACAATGGCCTGGTTAATCTGCTCGGGGGTGTAGGGCATCTCGAACATCATCACCTTGGCGCTGTGGAAGAGGCGCTCGGTGTGTTCGTGCAGGCGGAAGATAGCGGGGCCTTTGGGGGTCTCGTAGGCCCGGATACCTTCGAAGATGCTGGTGCCGTAGTGCAGGGCGTGGGTCAGCACCGAGACCTTAGCCTCTTCCTGGGGCACCAGTTGCCCGTTGAACCAGATCAGGCCTGCCTTCATTTTGCTGTCGCCGCCAACGCTTTTGGGTTTGGTTTCGGTTGACATAAGTCCTCCAGGGGGGGTCTACTGCGGATGGGCTGTATACGCTTGGCATAAGCCCCTGACGCTTTGGCAGGAAAGGGCCGCCAGTGCTTCAATCATACCTCTTTGAGCAAAGAGGCCAGTGTTTCGGGCAGCAGGTGTCGGTAGGCCCGAACGTCTTTCTCGCCGGTGCGAAGCTGGAGGTAGCGCCTGGCGGTGTCTTGCAGGATGGGCATCAGTTCGGGCTGCTGGATGACCTGGGGCAGAAGCTCTCGGAGCTGGGCCTCGAGCTTCTGCTGGGCCAGGTAGCGGGCGGCCTCGAGGGGGTTACCCTCGAGGCGGGTCTTGAGCGGAAAGCGCGAGAGTCGCCCTGCCTCGCGCTGTACGGCGGTGTCGCTCAGGAGCTTCTGACAGGGTTTGCAGGGACGCTCAGGGCTGGGGGCGCCGCAGATGGGGCAGGGCGGGTGGGGGTTCTCTTTCTGCTTCTGCAAGACCGCCCTTCCGGCCCGGAGGATTATGCCCTGAAGCTGATCTGGAGCGTGTCTGGCAAGCTCCTGCAAACGTGCTTCTTCGCCCGGGCTGAGCCGCGGGGGGGCTGGTGGTGGGCTTTTGGGCCTGGTTTTTGGGGCCGCCCCAACCACAAACCGCAACTCCTGCACCACCCCTGGAAGCCGTTCCTGGTAGCGCCGGAGAAACTCCTCGCGCAGGTAGGTCAGTTGGTGCGCTACCACCGAGTCGGTCACCCGCACAAACAACACCCCGTCCTCCAGGAGCTCCGCCTCGGTAAGTTCGCTCAGGGCAGGCCCGGCAATCTCGGGCCAAAGCACCAATGCCCGGCCTCGCTGAATTCCTGCATTGAGTCCTTTTTGTCGCAAAATTTTGGCGACAATTTCGGCAGACTGTTTGGCCTTGGACATCACTTCAGGTTAAGCAACAAAGCCCAAACCAGCCAGAGCAAGAACACACTCGAGGCCAGGAACACCGGTAGCCCCAGCAGCGAAAAAGCATATTCATCCGAATCAATGAAGTCTCTGTTGGGTTGGAGACGATCACCTGGGATTGCCGGGCGAGTTGCTTGAGATAGGGGAAAAACTGAACCAGGGTACTCAGAGCGTACCAGGCCAGCATCACCGCAGTAGCTGCCAAGGCTAGGAATAATGGCGGCAATATCGAGGAGGTCAAATATTAGGCGATTCATGGGTTTTTTCTATTATAGAGCCCCCATGCTTTGGCCTTTCAATATCTTGTTTTCTATGTACTACACCTGCAACTTGACTGGGTACTAAGTGCGCCCGCGATAGAAATATCATGCTGCTCAACGAAAGTGCGAATTCTGGGGTTTGCAGCGGCGCGGCCTCGTGAATCACCCTTTCCCTACCCATTACGTTTCTATCGTGGAAATACTTACCCGGACTCGAGGCTGAAGAAGGGTTCTCGGGGTATGGTGTGAGCGTGGACTTAAGTGCTGCGGGGTGGGCTGTGGCCCTGTTGGCGGCGTGGCTGGTAGGCGCTTCCAAGACCGGGCTGTCGGGGGCCGTGACCATAGCGGTGGTCTTGTTTGCCAGTATTATTCCGGCCCGTGAGGCCACGGGCGCTTTGTTGCCAGTGCTCATTTGCGCCGATTTCATTGCGGTCAGCATGCTCCGCAAGAACGTACGCTGGCAGGAGCTTCTACGAATTTTCCCCTGGACTGCGGTGGGGGTTGGCCTGGGTACGGTGATGCTCTACTTCAGCAACGACGCACAGGTGCAGCGGGTGATTGGCGCGATTATCGTGGGCATGACCACGTATCAGCTCTACCGCAAGGCCCGGCGTCTGAACGACGTGACCATCTCGGCACATCCGGCTTTCGCCCCCAGCATGGGGGTAGCTGCTGGTTTTACTACCATGGTGGCCAACGCGGCAGGGCCCTTTGTGCTGATCTACATGCTGGCCATGCGGATGGGGAAGCTTGAGGTGGTGGGCAGCATCGCCTGGTACTTCCTGGTGGTCAACCTGTTCAAGGTGCCCTTTGCGGTGGGGCTGGGCCTTATCACCTGGGAATCGCTCTTTTTCAACCTGTGCCTGGTGCCCGCCGTGGGGCTGGGAGCCTGGGCAGGCCGACGCCTCCTGGACCACCTCCAGCAGGACACCTTCGAGTGGATGGCCCTCACGCTGGCTTTGCTGGGCGGGCTTCGTTTGCTGCTGGCCTGAGGGTGCTTTTCGATGCAGGCCAGACATCTGGGCCAAGCGGAACCCGGCTTATAAGTGTGCTTTCAGCCTTCAGCTTTGGGCTTTCGGCCAAATATCTGGTAATACCAGCTGTAAATGTAGCCAGCTTTCAACGATACCCAGGGTGGAAGTGGGTGGTAGGAGGTGGGTAGTGGGTCTCCAACATCTGTCCCCTGACCCCTGTTCCCTACCTCACCGCTCCTTAAGTATGCAAAGCGTTCAAGCAAAAATGCTATGAGCCTTTAACGTTTGCGCTTCTTTTTGGACGGGTTTCTTTGCCCCGACTTCGGCTGGGGTTTGGCTTCGACCAGCGGGGCTCTGGCCCAGGCCCGCCGCAGCCAGAACAAAGCCCATACCGAAGCCACAAAAAGCCCCAGCGAAACAGCAAAAGCCATGCTGGCCATCCGAAGCCAGGAGGGGTGGAGCCGCTCCCCGGAGGGCAGGGTGACGAAATCGCTCGAGCCTGCCAACAACCCCGCATGGGGCAGCAGGCGCCCCAGGGTAAAGCCCGCCAGCAGGGCCACAATACCGGCCAGAATGGCCAGCGAAAGCAGGAAGGCCCAGGCCAGCCCGCGCTGGGCCTCGCGGATGGAGTCGGGGTTCACACCATGTTCCTTTGCCATGATTTGGTTGCCTTCGGTTGATTTTGCTCCATTTGGGGCCCCCGCGGGAAGCGTCTTTCCGGCAGCGGGTACGGGTGTGTTGTCTGTATCGAGCTAGTCCATCATGTGAAAGCTTCCCGTGGGGTAACTAGCTCCACACCCCCGCCTCAATCTCGATCACGGCCCCCCCACCTGGGGTCTCCAGTCCGGCCAGAATGGCCTGGGGCAGGCTCTGGGCGTAGGCCAGCAAGGCCCCCCGGCGGCGGGCGTCTAGCTCGGTGTTCCATTCGTCTACCAGCAAGAGCGGGGCCTCTTCGTAGTGAGACCAGAGCAGGCGGTGTTCGGCCAGGCGCAGAGCCAGGGCAATGCTGCGGCACTCCCCCCGGCTCCCAAACCGGGCAGCCTCGCGGCCCGAGAGCAGAAGGGTCAGGTCGTCGCGGTGAGGCCCCACACTGGTGGCGCCGCGCTGGAGGTCGTCGGGCAGGTTGTCTTCCAGGGCCTGCAGGAAGCGCTCGGGGTCGGTGGTTTCGAAGAGCTCCAGGCCCAGCTCTCCCGGCGCCAGCTCGCGGTAGGCTTCGCGGGCCAGGGGGGCCAGCTTGGAGAGCATCCGGCGGCGCAGGCTCAGGATTTCGCTGCCATATTTGACCAGCTCCTGGTTCCAGATGCCGATGGAAGCCTGTAACGCGCTGGACTTTCCTTCTTTTTTGGAGGCCGGGCCCAGGCCGGTTTTCAAAAGGGCGTTGCGCTGCTGCAAAGCCCGGCTGTACTGGCTTAGCATCGCACGGTAGCGGGCCGAGAAGCGCGAGAGCAGTACGTCCAGAAAGCGGCGGCGTTCTTCGGGAGGCCCCAGCACCAGTTCCAGATCGTCGGGGCCCAGCAGCACCGCACCCGGCAGTTGCGAAAGCTCGCGCAGCGAGGCCGGGGCCTCGTTGAGCTTGTGTTCGCGGCCCTCGCGGCTGAGCCTTACTTCCAGGCGGCTGTTGCCAAACTGGGTCTCGATCTCGGCGTGTATCCAGGCTTCACTCTCGCCAAAGGCGATGCGTTCGGTCATGCCGTTGCGCAGCTCGCCGCCCAGCACCAGCTCGATGGCCTCGAGCAGGTTGGTCTTACCCTGGGCGTTGCCCCCCACAATGGTGGTGAGGCCCGCCCCCGGCGCAAAAAGCGGGGTGCTCAGGTTTCGAAAGTTTTTTTGCCGCAACCGCAATAGACGCACCACTCACAAGGCTAAAGGCAGAAGGCCCAGGGCTCAAGGCCCGGAGGCTCATTTGCGGCTTCCGTTCGAGGCTTGGCGGAACCACACCACCAGCAGATACACGCCCGCGACCAACATCCCGCCCGGCAGGGTGAGCAGGGCAAACCAGCCCATCACCCCCAGCGCGTAAAGGGTTTCGCCGTAATCCCGCCCCCCTACCACGCAGGGGTTGACACTCCCTTCGTGCAGGGTGCAGCCATTGGCCTGGGCAAAGGCTCCGGCCAGCAGCGCCAGCAGCAGGGGGCCCATGCTCAGGAGCGCAATGATACCCAACACCAGCCCATGTCGCAGCCACGGCTTCATTGCAGCAGTGTAGCTCGAGGCCCTCCCGAGGCCAGCAGCCCAGGTAAGATGACCCCATGACACGCGGGTTCTGGGTGTTGCTGCTGGTGGTTTTGGGAGCCGGGGCCTGGGGCAAGGGAGACCATGCCCTTGGGGAACAGGCAGTGCCTGTAAACCGGGGCGTGGTGCTGCCCTTTGCGGGGCCGGGCGGCCATGCCCTGGCGCAGGCGGTAGCGGGAGGGCTGGGGGTGGCCCCGCCTTCGCTGGCCGCCATTTTGTTGCCAGACATGCCCTGGCAGGGCAGCTACGACCTGGCCGCGGGCTCGCTCTTTAGCGCCGGGGGAGCGCGGCTGGCCTGGGAGATTAGCGGGGCAGCCTGGCTACTGGTGGGACGGGTAGACCCGCAGGGCTGGGTGCGGGTCTTCTTAGCCGACGCACGGGGCATTCGCAGTGCCCGCTTCAGCCGGCCCGAGCTGGTGCTGTACTGGGTGGCACGCCAGACCGGGGTCAGACCGGGAGCCTGGCGGCTCGAGTCCGCCCGCAACGACGACTTTGCCCGGCTGGCTCGGGGCGACCTGACCGTACAGAACACGCCTCTCCCCCTCCCCTATTACCGGGCCGCCATAGCCGTGCGAGAGGAAGGGGTGAACTCGCTCTTAATCACCGAACAACTCCCCAGAGAGCTGCAAGATTTCTGGAGCCAGGTGCGGCAGAACAAGCTGCCGCTGGCCTACCAGGCCCTGGTGGACTTCTCCGAGCGCCGCCGCACCGAGGCGCTGAACGCGGCCCGCAACCTGGCCGAAGGAAAGGTGTATGAGCGGCTCACGGCCCTGCTGCTCTTTCGGGGTCTGGAGGACAAGCAGTGGGGCGCAGTAGCCCGCAACCTGACCCAGCTCGCCCCCGAGATGCCGCTGGCCTGGGAGGAGCTGAGCTTTGTGGCCTTTGACGAGAACAACGCCCCCCTCGCCAGAGAGGCCCTCGAGCGAGCCGCGTCCCTTTTGCCCGAGAAAAACCTCTACTGGACCAACCTGGGCTGGGCCTACTATCTGCAGGGCGATTACGCCCGCTCGGTTCGGGCTTCGTTGCGTGCCCTGCGCCTCGAGGCCCAGGCCCGCGAGGAATACGCCGTGCCCGCCTACAACCTGGGGCTGGTGCGGGCCCGCTACGGCGATCACCTGGGCGCCCTCGAGGCCTACAACCTGGCCCTGCGGGTAGACGAGGGCTCAGAGTTCCAGGCCGCCCTCAAGGACTTGCAGGAAACCCAGGAGACCCGGCTGGAGTTCTGGCAGGGCTACCTGGCCGAGCGGGCCGGTCTGAGGGAGCAGGCCATGGGGCACTACCGAAGCTTTTTGCAAAACCACCCCAAAAGCCCGCTCTCGGCCTGGGCGAACCGCGCCCTGAAGCAGATGGCCGAGGCCAAAACCACCCTCTCGCTACAACGCCTGATGCTGCGGGCCGACGACCTCGAGGCCCGTCCCTTTGCGGCGGGCGAAGCGGTGTTCCCGCAGGTGAGCCTCGAGGGGTTTCCCTACCTGGGCGCGGCCACCCTGGTCACCCGCTTGCTGGACGCCCAGGGCCAGCTACTGCAAAGCGCCAGCAAAGCCGTTGCGGTGCGGCCCCTGACCACCGGCCTGGTGCAGACCGGGGCGGCAGTGCGGCTGCCTGCCGAGGGCACCTACACCCTCGAGGTGCTCTACGGCACGGCCAGCGCCCGCCTTTCGCTCACCGCCGGGAAACCCAGCCTGGCCCGCCAGCTCTACACGGCGGGGGTGGAACTGCGCAACCTGGGCAACGCCCCCTTGCTGAGTAGCGCCCAGATGCTCTCCCCCCAGGGCGAGGCCCTGGTGATCCAGCAGGTGCAGGCCGCCCTGCGCGAAGCCGCCCCGAGTGCGAGGCGCAACGCCAGCCTGAACCGCCCGCTCCTAAGGGGCCCCTACAGCGGCCAGAGCATCGTCGAGCTGCTGGAAAAAGCCGACGAAGCGGTGGTGCGAGCCTTCCTCGAGGCAGTGGTGCGCCAGCCCGACCTGATAGGCGATCAGGATGTGGTCAATAGCTTTGTGGCCTGGCTGCAAAACAACCAGCGTTAGCAACCTACGGGGAACATCAAACAAAGAACTCCTTCTCGAGCAAGCGCATAGGGGTTGCCCAAAGCCAACGACAAAACACTGCGGCAACAGATGATGACAAGAATGGTAATGACCAGAATCCGTTTCCTGTGGAGACCTTCATGAGCGCTGAACTGGCTGCTGTTTCCTTCGCGTTGCTCTCCGCCATCTCCTGGGGGGCAGGCGACTTTAGCGGGGGGGTGGCCTCGCGGCGGCTCAACCCCTACCTGATCGCCCTGCTGGTGCATTTCACCGGGTTTTTGCTCTTTGTGGGGCTGGCCTTGCTGCGGGCCGAGGCCTTTCAGCCGCAGGACATTCCCTGGAGCATGGCGGCAGGGCTGGCGGGCTGCGTGGGGCTGGTGTTCCTGTACCGAGCCTTCGAAGCCGGGCAGATGGGGCTGGCAGCGCCCATTGCCGGGGTGGTGGGGGCGGCCCTGGCGGCTTTGGTGGGGTTTGCGCTCGAGGGCCTCCCCACCCCGTTGCAACTGCTGGGCTTTGGGGTGGGGCTTTTGGGGGTCTGGCTGGCCGCCCGCCCGGAAGGCGGCGCGGGCCCCACGCGGGGCCTGGTTTATGCGTTTCTGGCCGGGCTGGGCTTTGGGGGCTATTTCGCCCTGATTCACCAGGTCGAGGGCCTCTTCTGGCCCTCGGCTATAGCCAAGCTGGTGGCCACCACCCTGATGCTGGGGCTGGTCTTCTGCCTGGGAGCGCTCCGCCGGGAAGCCCGGCTCTTCGCCAGCCTGGGCCTGGTGGGCCTGGCCGGGGTGCTGGATGCTGGGGGCAACGTGCTTTTTCTGGTGGCCGCCCAGACGGGCCGCCTGGACGTGGCCGCCGTGATTTCCTCGCTCTACCCGGCCTTCACCGCCCTGCTGGCCTGGGGCTTGCTGCGCGAGCACCTGAGCCGGGGCCAGACCGTGGGGGTGTTGCTCTCGCTGGTGGCCATTACCCTGATTGCCTCGGGTTGAAGACGAGGGTCGTTGCGGCAACTTCAGGTATGTAGCCAACTTTCTTGGATGCACAGGGTGGGGGTGGAGGGTGGGAGGTAGGCGGTGCGCTTCCAACCCCATCACAGCTTCAGGCCGTACTCGTAGCCCCAGGGGAAGGTCTGCAAGCGCACAAACCCCATGCGCTCGTAAAAGGCCACCGCGCCCGCGTTGCGCTGTCCCACCCCCAGGTGTACGCCCGGAACGCCCAGCCCGCGCAGCCGGTTCAGGAACACCTCCATCAGCTTGCGGCCCTGGCCCTGGCCCTGAGCCCTGGGCAGCAGGTCTATGTGCAGGTGGGCCGGGTATTCGGGGTTGAGGCTCGAGGGAATGTAGCCCTTGTGAATCAGTCGAATCATGGCGGCATCTTTGGAGACGTCCCCTTCGGGCGGCAGGGGATATTTATACCGCAGCGGCGGCAGCCATTCGGCTTCCATCCAGGCGGCAAACGCATTTGAATCGCGGCAGCCCAGCACATAGCCACACACCCCTTTCTCGTCGGTGAGGACAAAGGTCAGGTCGGGCTCGTGCACCGCATAGGGCGCGGCGTAAATATGACCCAGCAGGTCGGGGTCGCGGTACAGCCCGCTGGCATCGGCCCCGCTGTCGCCGGTGAGCAGGCAGACGCGGTAAAGGTGGGGCAGGTCGGCGGGCGCATAGGGGCGGATGGTAAACGCCATGCGCCCATCCTACGCGGCTAAGTGATTGCCCAGAAAAAGGCAAGCACCAAAAATCCCGCTCCTGTCACAACCATGCTCCATAAAGTGTAAGCAACCAGCACGGGCTGCACTCGCATAAAGGTACGCAACCACTTGTAGGTCAAACCAAAAAACGCCTGGAACATCAGTACTAAGCCCAGCAGGGCAAGCCAGACCGACGGTTCTGGCCAGGTGTAGCCTTTTGCTCTCCATTGGAGAAACTCAGCCACAAACATTAGGTTCCCCGCTGTGAAATATAGCCCGCGGGCAATCATGAGCAGTACCTGGAAGTATGGTGGAATCACTTTTTGAGATTCTTGGGTCATAGGCTCCTCCGAGAAAAAAGTCTGTTTTCTAAACTGGCCGCCATCATTGGAGGGCGAATAGAACTATGCAGCGTGCAGTTGCGTGTTGACACTAGAGTAGGCAACCATGTGCCCTCAAAACAGAGTAGTACGAAGCAAGCGCCACTCCGTATGCGACTACCGCATACCAGCAAGCCGTTGTCCAGCTTGGGTGTACTCGAGCAGCCAGCCAGAATCAGCAGCAATCATTAGCCAAACCGATGCAGTACGAGCAATACGCACCATCACACCTCCTTGGAAGGGAACGCATGTTGCAGGCGCGGACGTTTTTGTGTTGATAACACGATATTAGGAGCTTCCCCACCCCACTTTTTGTAGTCAAGGTCTCTTTATCCGCTAAATGCATTTAGGGTATTCCTGCTCGATAACCTGAAGAAACCTGGGTGCGCACGAGCATGTACACGGTCTACTTCTGAAAAACTAATCCTCGAGCAACCCCACAAAGCTCTGGGGGTCGGGGTCTATGCGTAACCGCGCCCCGCGTACGGGGGGCAGGTTTTCCATCAGGGTCTGGATGCGGGCTTCCGAGCTTTTGAGGAGCAGGTGAAACACGTACTGGCCCCGCAGGCGGGCCACAGGGGCCGGGGCCGGGCCCAGCAGCTCGCCCGGCTCGGCTTTAGGTTTGAGCGCTGCGGCAAGCTGAAGGATGGCGTCGCGGGCCACGGCCTCCTTGGGGTGGGCCACCTCGAGCTTCACCATCCGGCTAGCCGGAGGGTAGCCCAGGGCCTGACGCAGGGCCAGCTCCATCTTCATAAAGCCCTGGGGGTCGGCGTGCTCGAGGCCGTCAGGCGCGAGCCCACCGAGCGAGGGGGAGGATTCGGTTGGCTGCACCAGCCTCGTCTGACGCTCGAGGGCCCGGTGGGCGGGGTGGGCGGGCTCGAAGGTCTGCAAGGCCAGCAAGGGGCGGCGGTGGGGGTGCAGGTCGGTGAGCTGCCACAAGAGCCGGTAGTAGCGCTCACCCGCCCGGAAGTCGGACTCGAGGATAAAGCCGTCGGCATAGGGCAGGAGCACCAGGGCCAGCTCCGGCAAGACCGGCCCCCGCAAGATGGCCGTTGTACCCACCAGCACGCCCGGTTCGCCCGCCAGCA
The nucleotide sequence above comes from Meiothermus sp. CFH 77666. Encoded proteins:
- a CDS encoding YceI family protein, encoding MARLLFVLLFLGAALAQSRLELIPAQSEARYRVREQLAGINFPTDAVGVSKQVQGSVRLDRSGRALEGSRFAVDLSALTSDEARRDNYLRRNTLNTAQFPLAEFVPKEVRGLSFPLPQSGKVPVQIVGDLKIRDVVRSVTWEGEVEFRGDTALLQAQTRFTFRDFGLVQPRVLAVLSVDENIRLEVSFTLRVLER
- the recF gene encoding DNA replication and repair protein RecF (All proteins in this family for which functions are known are DNA-binding proteins that assist the filamentation of RecA onto DNA for the initiation of recombination or recombinational repair.); amino-acid sequence: MRLLRLRQKNFRNLSTPLFAPGAGLTTIVGGNAQGKTNLLEAIELVLGGELRNGMTERIAFGESEAWIHAEIETQFGNSRLEVRLSREGREHKLNEAPASLRELSQLPGAVLLGPDDLELVLGPPEERRRFLDVLLSRFSARYRAMLSQYSRALQQRNALLKTGLGPASKKEGKSSALQASIGIWNQELVKYGSEILSLRRRMLSKLAPLAREAYRELAPGELGLELFETTDPERFLQALEDNLPDDLQRGATSVGPHRDDLTLLLSGREAARFGSRGECRSIALALRLAEHRLLWSHYEEAPLLLVDEWNTELDARRRGALLAYAQSLPQAILAGLETPGGGAVIEIEAGVWS
- a CDS encoding LOG family protein, producing the protein MRLVTVFGSSRVQPGTPAYAEAHAWGRAIAEAGFGVATGGYNGAMEAVSQGAKEAGGLVVGITAPVLFPHRDGPNVHVDLELPSSSLLTRIERLIDVSVACLALPGGVGTLAEILAAWNLNHIAQMHGKPQKPLGVHVGWLGVIRAGLEVTPETLQMLTPIDSQARLEAFLSNLSSAPAPAK
- a CDS encoding sulfite exporter TauE/SafE family protein, which translates into the protein MDLSAAGWAVALLAAWLVGASKTGLSGAVTIAVVLFASIIPAREATGALLPVLICADFIAVSMLRKNVRWQELLRIFPWTAVGVGLGTVMLYFSNDAQVQRVIGAIIVGMTTYQLYRKARRLNDVTISAHPAFAPSMGVAAGFTTMVANAAGPFVLIYMLAMRMGKLEVVGSIAWYFLVVNLFKVPFAVGLGLITWESLFFNLCLVPAVGLGAWAGRRLLDHLQQDTFEWMALTLALLGGLRLLLA
- a CDS encoding DUF402 domain-containing protein, translated to MHLKVHTHNLVAKTHTVKAGTFPVALYHEHRHGVYVERAFVGHPTFRYWKAHILPEQHLQICQYTTHQDDYPLEFYIDIVQVEREGHVLKVKDLYLDLGIAHNGTLTLMDTHELFEALGAGLIGLEEAFLATRTLHDLINRLGQHENNLERALQAQGIELQWNWNVSSSPL
- a CDS encoding branched-chain amino acid transaminase: MSTETKPKSVGGDSKMKAGLIWFNGQLVPQEEAKVSVLTHALHYGTSIFEGIRAYETPKGPAIFRLHEHTERLFHSAKVMMFEMPYTPEQINQAIVEVIRANGYKSCYIRPLAWMGANTLGVNPLPNNPAEVMIAAWEWGTYLGDEAVRKGARLITSSWARFPANVMPGKAKVGGNYVNSALARVEAQQAGADEALLLDKEGFVAEGSGENIFFLRGGTLYVIEHSVNLMGITRDSVITIARDLGYEVREVRATRDQLYMADEMFMVGTAAEVTPISYLDHRAIGTGKAGEHTMKLRAAYMDVVQGKNPKYEAWLTYVK
- a CDS encoding DUF721 domain-containing protein, giving the protein MSKAKQSAEIVAKILRQKGLNAGIQRGRALVLWPEIAGPALSELTEAELLEDGVLFVRVTDSVVAHQLTYLREEFLRRYQERLPGVVQELRFVVGAAPKTRPKSPPPAPPRLSPGEEARLQELARHAPDQLQGIILRAGRAVLQKQKENPHPPCPICGAPSPERPCKPCQKLLSDTAVQREAGRLSRFPLKTRLEGNPLEAARYLAQQKLEAQLRELLPQVIQQPELMPILQDTARRYLQLRTGEKDVRAYRHLLPETLASLLKEV